The following are from one region of the Acomys russatus chromosome 32, mAcoRus1.1, whole genome shotgun sequence genome:
- the Rpl29 gene encoding 60S ribosomal protein L29 codes for MAKSKNHTTHNQSRKWHRNGIKKPRSQRYESLKGVDPKFLRNMRFAKKHNKKGLKKMQANNAKAMSARAEAIKALVKPKAIKPKMPKGPSCKLSRLAFIAHPKLGKKIRSYMSKGRRLYQPQPKVQTKAKAAAKAQAAAPAQAPKAAQAPVKAP; via the exons ATGGCCAAGTccaagaaccacaccacacacaaccagt CCcgcaaatggcacagaaatggcatcaagaaaccccGGTCACAAAGATACGAGTCTCTTAAGGGG GttgaccccaagttcctgaggaacatgcgctttgccaagaagcacaacaagaaaggcctgaagaagatgcaggcaaacaacgcaaaggcaatgagtgcccgtgcagaggccattaaggcccttgtgaagcctaaggccattaagcccaagatgccaaagggccccagCTGCAAACTCAGCCGGCTCGCTTTCATCgctcatcccaagcttgggaagaagaTTCGAAGCTACATGAGCAAGGGCCGTCGGCTGTACCAACCACAGcccaaggttcaaaccaaggCGAAAGCAgcagctaaggcccaggctgcagccccagctcaggctcccaaagctgcccaggcccctgtgaaggccccatag